A DNA window from Kitasatospora atroaurantiaca contains the following coding sequences:
- a CDS encoding NAD(P)H-quinone dehydrogenase, with product MVHVTRIVIIGGGPGGYEAALVAAQLGAEVTVVDRDGLGGSAVLSDCVPSKTLIATAEVMTTFDSSYEELGIIVADDTPPLEKAARVVGVDLGKVNRRVKRLAIAQSHDITQSVTRAGVTVLRGKGRLGSGGQAVDGSREVVVEAADGTTESLRADAVLIATGAHPRELPDAQPDGERILTWTQVYDLDELPRELIVVGSGVTGAEFAGAYQALGSKVTLVSSRDRVLPGEDPDAAEVLEEVFRRRGMNVMSRARAEGAKRVGDHVEVTLADGQVIKGTHCLMAVGSIPNTAEMGLEEAGVKLNDWGQIKVDRVSRTSAPGVYAAGDCTGVFMLASVAAMQGRIAMYHALGDAVQPLNLKTVSSNVFTDPEIATVGYTAADVSCGKMDAVEVKLPLRGNPRAKMQGIRDGFVKLFCRPGTGIVVGGVVVAPRASELIHSISLAVDNNLTVEQVAGAFTVYPSLSGSTAEAARQLHIRKREGSDS from the coding sequence ATGGTGCACGTGACTCGGATCGTGATCATCGGTGGCGGACCCGGCGGATACGAGGCGGCACTTGTTGCTGCCCAGCTCGGCGCGGAGGTGACCGTTGTCGACCGCGACGGTCTGGGCGGATCGGCGGTGCTGTCGGACTGCGTACCGTCCAAGACGCTGATCGCCACCGCGGAGGTGATGACCACCTTCGACAGCTCCTACGAGGAACTCGGCATCATCGTCGCCGATGACACGCCGCCGCTGGAGAAGGCCGCCCGGGTGGTGGGCGTCGACCTCGGCAAGGTGAACCGACGGGTCAAGCGCCTCGCGATCGCCCAGTCCCACGACATCACCCAGTCCGTCACCCGGGCCGGGGTGACGGTCCTGCGCGGAAAGGGCCGCCTCGGTTCCGGCGGCCAGGCCGTGGACGGCTCCCGCGAGGTCGTCGTCGAGGCCGCCGACGGCACGACCGAGTCCCTGCGTGCCGACGCCGTCCTGATCGCGACCGGCGCCCACCCGCGCGAGCTCCCCGACGCCCAGCCCGACGGCGAGCGCATCCTCACCTGGACGCAGGTCTACGACCTGGACGAGCTGCCGCGTGAGCTGATCGTGGTCGGTTCCGGTGTCACCGGTGCCGAGTTCGCCGGCGCGTACCAGGCGCTCGGCTCCAAGGTCACCCTGGTCTCCTCCCGCGACCGCGTGCTCCCCGGCGAGGACCCGGACGCCGCCGAGGTGCTCGAGGAGGTCTTCCGCCGTCGCGGGATGAACGTGATGAGCCGGGCCCGTGCCGAGGGCGCCAAGCGCGTGGGCGACCACGTCGAGGTCACCCTTGCGGACGGCCAGGTCATCAAGGGCACCCACTGCCTGATGGCGGTCGGCTCGATCCCCAACACGGCCGAGATGGGCCTGGAGGAGGCGGGCGTCAAGCTCAACGACTGGGGACAGATCAAGGTCGACCGGGTCTCCCGCACCTCGGCCCCCGGCGTCTACGCGGCCGGTGACTGCACCGGCGTCTTCATGCTCGCCTCCGTCGCCGCCATGCAGGGCCGGATCGCGATGTACCACGCCCTGGGCGACGCCGTGCAGCCGCTCAACCTCAAGACCGTGTCCTCCAACGTCTTCACCGACCCGGAGATCGCGACCGTCGGCTACACGGCCGCGGACGTCTCCTGCGGGAAGATGGACGCCGTCGAGGTGAAGCTCCCGCTGCGGGGCAACCCGCGGGCGAAGATGCAGGGCATCAGGGACGGCTTCGTGAAGCTGTTCTGCCGCCCCGGCACGGGCATCGTGGTCGGCGGTGTGGTCGTCGCCCCGCGCGCCAGTGAACTCATTCACTCGATCTCGCTCGCCGTGGACAACAACTTGACGGTCGAACAGGTGGCCGGTGCCTTCACGGTCTACCCGTCCCTGTCCGGTTCCACCGCCGAGGCCGCGCGCCAGCTGCACATCCGGAAGCGCGAGGGCTCGGACTCCTGA
- a CDS encoding gamma-glutamylcyclotransferase — protein MSLYAAYATNLDARQMSRRAPHSPLRGTGWLDGWRLTFGGEQLGWEGSLATVVEDEKEQVFVSLYDVAPMDADGLDRWEGVQLGIYRKIKLRAHTLDGDIPVWTYVLNDYEGGLPAARYLGLIADAAESAGAPHDYVLDLRRRPC, from the coding sequence ATGTCCCTCTACGCCGCGTACGCCACCAATCTCGATGCCCGGCAGATGAGCCGGCGGGCCCCGCACTCCCCGCTGCGCGGCACCGGCTGGCTCGACGGCTGGCGGCTGACCTTCGGTGGCGAGCAGCTGGGCTGGGAGGGCTCGTTGGCCACGGTGGTCGAGGACGAGAAGGAGCAGGTCTTCGTCTCGCTTTACGACGTGGCGCCGATGGACGCGGACGGCCTGGACCGGTGGGAGGGCGTGCAGCTCGGCATCTACCGGAAGATCAAGCTGCGGGCGCACACGCTGGACGGCGACATCCCGGTCTGGACGTACGTACTGAACGACTACGAGGGCGGGCTGCCGGCCGCTCGCTACCTCGGACTGATCGCGGACGCGGCCGAGAGTGCGGGCGCACCCCACGACTACGTGCTTGACCTGCGACGACGTCCCTGCTGA
- a CDS encoding purine-nucleoside phosphorylase: MNASPQSVVSADPYAAAQAAAARLRELTGAERHDVALVMGSGWVPAADALGETVAEFPVTELPGFPAPAVAGHSGKIRSVKIGEKRALIFLGRNHYYEGHGVATVVHGVRTAAAAGCETIVLTNGCGGLRQGWAPGQPVLISDHINLTAASPIVGANFVDLTDLYSPRLRRLCREVDPSLDEAVYVQFPGPHYETPAEIGMVRAIGGELVGMSTTLEAIAAREAGAEVLGISLVTNLAAGITGEPLNHAEVLEAGKASAERMGALLAKVLERI; encoded by the coding sequence GTGAACGCATCTCCTCAGTCGGTCGTCTCCGCCGACCCCTACGCCGCCGCCCAGGCCGCCGCCGCGCGCCTGCGCGAGCTGACCGGTGCCGAGCGCCACGACGTCGCCCTGGTGATGGGCTCCGGCTGGGTGCCGGCCGCCGACGCCCTGGGTGAGACCGTGGCCGAGTTCCCGGTCACCGAACTCCCCGGCTTCCCGGCTCCGGCCGTGGCGGGCCACTCCGGCAAGATCCGCTCGGTGAAGATCGGCGAGAAGCGCGCCCTGATCTTCCTCGGCCGTAACCACTACTACGAGGGCCACGGCGTGGCCACCGTGGTGCACGGCGTCCGCACCGCCGCCGCGGCGGGCTGCGAGACCATCGTGCTGACCAACGGCTGTGGCGGCCTGCGCCAGGGCTGGGCGCCCGGCCAGCCGGTGCTGATCAGCGACCACATCAACCTCACGGCCGCCTCCCCGATCGTCGGCGCCAACTTCGTCGACCTGACGGACCTGTACTCGCCGCGGCTGCGCCGGCTGTGCCGCGAGGTGGACCCGTCGCTCGACGAGGCCGTGTACGTGCAGTTCCCCGGCCCGCACTACGAGACCCCTGCCGAGATCGGCATGGTCCGGGCGATCGGCGGCGAGCTGGTCGGCATGTCCACCACGCTGGAGGCCATCGCCGCCCGCGAGGCCGGCGCCGAGGTGCTGGGCATCTCGCTGGTGACCAACCTTGCAGCCGGGATCACCGGCGAGCCGCTCAACCACGCCGAGGTGCTGGAGGCCGGTAAGGCCAGCGCCGAGCGGATGGGCGCGCTGCTGGCGAAGGTCCTTGAGCGGATCTGA
- a CDS encoding phospho-sugar mutase has translation MELAAMAQASTTDLLARARAWLAEDPDPQTREELAAMLAAAEGPEARTEDRVAWSQLAERFADRLQFGTAGLRGELGAGPMRMNRAVVIRAAAGLAAYLRKEGLGDLVVIGYDARHKSYDFARDTAAVMVGAGLRAALLPRPLPTPVLAFAIRHLGAAAGITVTASHNPPQDNGYKVYLGDGSQIVPPADAGIAAEIDAIGSLAEVPLAESGWEVLGDDVVEAYLNRAVSTVDPASPRDLDVVYTPLHGVGRDVLLAAFKQAGFPAPTVVAEQAEPDPDFPTVAFPNPEEPGAMDLAFRTASSVGPDIVIANDPDADRCAVAVPDNGGWRMLRGDDVGALLGSALVAKRVTGTFATTIVSSTLLGRIADAAGLGYAETLTGFKWIARADGLRYGYEEALGYCVDPAGVRDKDGITAALLVAELAATLKQTGRTLTDLLDDLALEHGLHATDQLSVRVQDLSLISNAMQRLRDQPPTVLAGLQVTRVDDLTAGSADLPPTDGLRYYLEGEAVRSARIVVRPSGTEPKLKCYLEVVLPVATAAELAGTREQAAALLDAIKRDLAAAAGI, from the coding sequence ATGGAGCTGGCAGCAATGGCGCAGGCATCCACCACCGATCTCCTCGCCCGAGCCAGGGCCTGGCTCGCCGAGGACCCCGACCCGCAGACCCGCGAGGAGCTGGCCGCCATGCTGGCCGCCGCCGAGGGCCCCGAGGCCAGGACCGAGGACCGGGTCGCCTGGTCCCAGCTGGCCGAGCGTTTCGCCGACCGCCTCCAGTTCGGCACCGCCGGCCTGCGCGGCGAGCTCGGCGCCGGCCCGATGCGGATGAACCGCGCCGTCGTGATCCGCGCCGCCGCCGGCCTGGCCGCCTACCTCCGCAAGGAAGGCCTCGGCGACCTGGTGGTGATCGGCTACGACGCCCGCCACAAGTCGTACGACTTCGCCCGCGACACCGCAGCGGTGATGGTCGGCGCCGGCCTGCGGGCCGCCCTGCTCCCGCGCCCCCTCCCCACCCCCGTGCTGGCGTTCGCGATCCGCCACCTCGGCGCCGCCGCCGGCATCACCGTGACGGCCAGCCACAACCCGCCGCAGGACAACGGCTACAAGGTCTACCTGGGCGACGGCTCGCAGATCGTCCCGCCCGCCGACGCCGGCATCGCCGCCGAGATCGACGCCATCGGCTCCCTCGCCGAGGTGCCGCTGGCCGAGAGCGGCTGGGAGGTGCTCGGCGACGACGTCGTCGAGGCGTACCTGAACCGCGCCGTCTCCACCGTCGACCCGGCGAGCCCGCGCGACCTGGACGTGGTCTACACGCCGCTGCACGGCGTCGGCCGGGACGTCCTGCTGGCCGCCTTCAAGCAGGCGGGCTTCCCCGCCCCGACGGTGGTCGCCGAGCAGGCCGAGCCGGACCCGGACTTCCCGACCGTGGCCTTCCCCAACCCGGAGGAGCCGGGCGCGATGGACCTCGCGTTCCGTACCGCCTCCTCGGTCGGCCCGGACATCGTCATCGCCAACGACCCCGACGCCGACCGCTGCGCGGTGGCCGTGCCCGACAACGGCGGCTGGCGGATGCTGCGCGGCGACGACGTGGGCGCGCTGCTCGGCTCGGCGCTCGTCGCCAAGCGGGTCACCGGCACCTTCGCGACCACCATCGTCTCCTCCACCCTGCTCGGCCGGATCGCGGACGCGGCCGGGCTCGGCTACGCCGAGACGCTGACCGGCTTCAAGTGGATCGCCCGCGCCGACGGCCTGCGCTACGGCTACGAGGAGGCGCTCGGCTACTGCGTCGACCCGGCCGGGGTACGCGACAAGGACGGCATCACCGCCGCCCTGCTGGTCGCCGAGCTCGCGGCAACCCTCAAGCAGACCGGTCGCACGCTCACCGACCTGCTGGACGACCTGGCGCTGGAGCACGGTCTGCACGCCACCGACCAGCTGTCCGTCCGGGTGCAGGACCTGTCGCTGATCTCCAACGCCATGCAGCGCCTGCGCGACCAGCCCCCGACCGTCCTGGCGGGCCTGCAGGTCACCCGCGTCGACGACCTGACCGCCGGTTCGGCCGACCTGCCGCCCACCGACGGCCTGCGGTACTACCTGGAGGGCGAGGCCGTCCGCTCGGCGCGGATCGTGGTCCGCCCGTCCGGCACCGAGCCCAAGCTGAAGTGCTACCTGGAGGTCGTCCTCCCGGTCGCCACCGCCGCCGAGCTGGCCGGGACGCGTGAGCAGGCCGCGGCTCTGCTGGACGCGATCAAGCGCGACCTGGCGGCCGCCGCCGGGATCTGA
- a CDS encoding PH domain-containing protein, with amino-acid sequence MTESDGKPDPGSAASEPNGEQKYADRVYRSVPGIISGVLLLCVAGWLIIDAVVTGTGRTPWIALAAAPVFAFPVIAYTVRPTVLANERRLLVRNPLRTITAPWASVEGLKAGYSVELFAGGKRYQVWAVPVSLRQRKRATRLATRAAATGEPSASRTPSLVNPSRVLRPGESDPTRAWSDQVVETLQELAERNAALPGAAGPVVVRWCWWIIVPTLLGLIALVTLIVAG; translated from the coding sequence ATGACCGAATCCGACGGCAAGCCCGACCCGGGCTCCGCCGCCTCCGAGCCGAACGGTGAGCAGAAGTACGCCGACCGCGTCTACCGCTCCGTCCCCGGCATCATCTCCGGCGTTCTCCTGCTCTGCGTCGCGGGGTGGCTGATCATCGACGCCGTGGTGACCGGCACCGGCCGCACCCCGTGGATCGCGCTCGCCGCCGCCCCGGTCTTCGCCTTCCCCGTCATCGCCTACACCGTGCGCCCGACCGTGCTGGCCAACGAGCGCCGGCTGCTGGTCCGCAACCCGCTGCGCACGATCACGGCCCCCTGGGCCTCGGTCGAGGGGCTGAAGGCCGGCTACTCGGTCGAGCTCTTCGCCGGCGGCAAGAGGTACCAGGTCTGGGCCGTCCCGGTGTCGCTGCGCCAGCGCAAGCGCGCCACCCGGCTGGCCACCAGGGCCGCCGCGACGGGTGAGCCGAGCGCCTCTCGTACGCCGAGCCTGGTCAACCCCTCCCGGGTGCTGCGGCCCGGCGAGAGCGACCCGACCCGTGCGTGGTCCGACCAGGTGGTGGAGACCCTGCAGGAGCTCGCCGAGCGCAACGCAGCCCTGCCCGGTGCAGCGGGCCCGGTCGTCGTCCGCTGGTGCTGGTGGATCATCGTGCCCACCCTGCTCGGCCTGATCGCCCTGGTCACCCTGATCGTCGCCGGCTGA
- a CDS encoding ABC transporter permease — protein sequence MNATRTLATARRVLAQLRHDPRTIALLLVVPCLLLTLLRYMFDGEAQAFDRVGAALLGIFPLLVMFLVTSVAMLRERTTGTLERLLTMPLGKLDLLLGYALAFGAVALVQATLASALTLGLLGLDVAGPTWLLFAVALGDGLLGMALGLLVSAFAATEFQAVQFLPAVILPQLLLCGLFVPREEMATVLRWASDVLPLSYAVDAMTRLTTTSGVSGLLVRDLAVIAAAALLALGLGAATLRRRTA from the coding sequence GTGAACGCCACCCGCACCCTGGCAACCGCCCGCCGCGTCCTGGCCCAGCTGCGCCACGACCCGCGCACCATCGCCCTGTTGCTGGTGGTCCCCTGCCTGCTGCTCACGCTGCTCAGGTACATGTTCGACGGCGAGGCGCAGGCCTTCGACCGGGTCGGCGCGGCCCTGCTGGGGATCTTCCCGCTGCTGGTGATGTTCCTGGTCACCTCGGTCGCGATGCTGCGCGAACGCACCACCGGCACCCTCGAACGGCTGCTCACCATGCCGCTCGGCAAGCTCGACCTGCTGCTCGGCTACGCGCTCGCCTTCGGTGCGGTCGCGCTCGTCCAGGCCACCCTGGCCTCGGCGCTGACGCTCGGCCTGCTCGGCCTGGACGTCGCCGGGCCGACCTGGCTGCTCTTCGCGGTCGCACTGGGTGACGGACTACTGGGCATGGCGCTCGGCCTGCTCGTCTCCGCGTTCGCCGCGACGGAATTCCAGGCCGTCCAGTTCCTGCCCGCCGTGATCCTTCCGCAGCTGCTGCTCTGCGGCCTGTTCGTGCCGCGCGAGGAGATGGCCACCGTGCTGCGGTGGGCCTCCGACGTGCTGCCGCTCTCGTACGCGGTGGACGCGATGACCAGGCTGACCACCACGAGCGGCGTGAGCGGCCTGCTGGTACGCGACCTGGCCGTCATCGCAGCCGCCGCCCTGCTCGCACTCGGGCTCGGCGCGGCCACCCTGCGCCGTCGCACCGCCTAG